From Cytophagales bacterium, the proteins below share one genomic window:
- a CDS encoding amino acid adenylation domain-containing protein, with product MASHLIEAIQDAIHLKKGITFINADQNDDYLTYRELYENAVSALAYLQRQGLKQKDELVLQIEDNQQFLIVFWACILGGIIPVPLSVAKNQDQFRKLEKVWGKLNNPGFIGTKAHLDKVIAFVSQQEGDRLALDISKAFLDSANLQSHDHEGQIADVTAADIAFIQFSSGSTGSPKGVVLTHENLITNVAAIASAANYTNDDTMLSWMPLTHDMGMIGFHLNPLFIGMDQYLMPTNLFLRRPEMWLLKASQNAVTILCSPNFGYSYYLKHFDEAKNFSLDLSQVRIIYNGAEPISKEICTEFSEKLNSYGLKEEAICPVYGMAEATLAVTMSGIDDRVSSTDLEYGNTGYAAIGYSQSIINVGRPIDHCQLRITNEEDQVVTDGIVGQIEIKGRSVTGGYYNDEERTREILNEEHWLKTGDLGFVQDGQLYVTGRIKDIIFINGQNYYPHDLEQMSTEVEGIELNQIVIGSAFDEATDSSEILAFVLHRGELKDFISKSQGIKTILNQQTGVVLDRVLRVRNIPKTTSGKLQRFKLIESYREGAFADHIHEVNELIKTENDQRHFGLENETERQVLKIWHQVIKNDHIGVADHFLEVGGNSLRAAEISMLILKHLGVSIALTSFFENPTVRQLALQIQNKEGAEHDIIPKANPAHRYPLSSTQKGIYYLCEIDPSSTAYNIPIAFEIKGEFDPKSFEKRVAKLIAKHDALRMSFSSGDDPYFTIQEQANVEVSYAHCLEKDLDEHLRGLVRPFDLGQAALFRIEIVNSENRKLLFLDFHHLISDGTSVESFVIELFSIDENELLVQDHIGYKDYAAWVLHAQPNNRNASGQYWTKLLSEELPKLELPIDHPRPARFNHVGEKVPFELNLNASEALRQIARENGYTLGTTMFAIYRILLYKLSYQQEAIIGVATSGRQLPELMGVQGMFVNNLPVRCKVDPNLAFDTWLEEVHGLWKEVLEHQDHAFEKIAERVEEQRDLSRNAVFDTMFVFQNFQRQIDLGQLQVEHYFFDPKAAKYDLTLEVYDDQQAIRYFFEYATTLFERSTIERIGKYYSDLVEQVLANPSSSIADLVLVSEESYEQSVQQFNDTNAEFPGDKKITDLFADQVLKTPDHVAISQGGSLSTYKELSNQVDKTVTLFQKEGLKPGDVVALKLPRSPELIISILALLKTGCAYVPMDEHMPEERLLQIIDDCQCDFMLFSSKDGTQHAKENSQLIIGSEVFYWSQPTWGRGLRKPEDLAYIIYTSGTTGKPKGVMIGHQSLVNYCDWAASFYASNKPCSFPLFTSISFDLTVTSIFVPLITGGKIIIYDQEDILATMQMILTDEEVNTIKLTPSHLKVLNELGESANANSHLQTFIIGGENLSHDLALRTSDLFDHKVQIYNEYGPSEATVGCMIYEFDGAETTPSVPIGKPVQNTKIHIFDDCLKPVPQGVVGQIYIEGEGLSLGYCLNQELTEQRFLNHPFYEGVRIYDSGDKGRLLPNGNIEFLGRADDQVKINGYRIELEEVAHHLSLHDQVKESIVLAVGAEGDQYLVAYFTPESHVSSVELRDHLMRVLPLYMVPAHYVEQDYFPLTANGKLDKGKLPLPNLVSDRDFIAPETYEEQLLSEIWSEILQKDQIDITSNFFWLGGDSIKAVQIVSRLLDRGYQTMAKDLLSNPTIRELSLLITPVARKVSQSPVSGVVPLTGIQQRFFHAKLTDKHHHNQSVMLHFSEDVATTQVNEMLVALKYHHDALRSRFQVQNEGVLQEVLEPDEEMTLIEWDFRGVTNLNQQLMKAGEELQSSLDLSMGPLVVAGLFKTDEGNFLLIVIHHLVVDGVSWRVILDDIDSIYQQLKTDQPIKLPEKTDAFKTWSERLSEYQKTASFGDVKTFWDSLLKATHTPVPRKKQVPERKISKITRKKISLNQRYTEMLRTDVHRAYNTEISDMLLASFAAAAYECFDIQQLRLDLEGHGREEILENLDLSRTVGWFTSIYPIILNYQAEKGISENLIGVKETMRAIPNRGLDYLLVENQYQNTEGLDLSQSRICFNYLGQFDNITYQSFQLSDAPMGNMRSPNQEQRYDWDIIGLISGGSLELELSYSNMEYGDNVIDEFMEQFRQQLIEIIDHCSGHGQIDLTPSDLSYKGLSRVTLDDLKEKYAMQDAYQLAPMQKTLHAHATIHPDSEDYFEQLSFRWQGDLEITFVQQVLETLADRHPVLRTVFHDQDVGETLQIVLNQREIDFEYQDIRGEVTQLHVDDLIDQYRKSDRTKLFNLSQEGLMRVRLYQLGAQDYFFIWSYHHIIMDGWSTGILLNEFRSLYESLHLATSPSLPFAKPYSTYINWLQRMDFTASISFWKDHLLGYERPASFSALPETSQPVVKAYRSQSLAIDQSGLQALSSICADLGVTLSTVFQTLWGVLLSRYNDTNDVVFGSVSSGRPPELQGVEQMLGLFINTLPVRVKYEVSCTVKELLKQQQELTLACQPYSFLGLSEIQSAHELGKNLFDHLVVIENYPVDKFFKDKSLGKSKDFEIDKIEMVEQTNYDLSVTVFPGEQLNIVLEYNTNLYNDPFVETLKHQLGSLLNTLPTILDEQVDTLEVLSKDERHHLLHVFNQTDVGYPQDTCIIDLFESQVIQHPDHTAINYHGEQLTYRELNNKANQLGQFLREQGVSKNQLVGLIIDDSLDMIISIMGILKSGAAYLPIDPNYPLSRIQYMLDNSNTRFVLMGQELFKEFRKEDDGRLYWSVAGEEISAFSDENLTGVNDPEDLAYVIYTSGTTGNPKGAKISHRNVVRLFFNDNNLFDFSASDTWTKFHSFSFDFSVWEIFGALLNGGKLILVSKEEARDPGLFLNMLQEHQVTILNQTPSAFQNLLSVVNDSSELQLNLRKVIFGGEKLIPASIKSWNDRFPEVQLINMYGITETTVHVTYKEVTSSMLAEDMSNVGRPIPTTQVYVFDRKGRLVPIGVTGEMYVGGEGVCLGYLNNKDLTSQKFVENPFNRKEKLYRTGDLAYWLPEGELVYVSRMDDQVQIRGYRVELGEIEQKISTHPNIRDAMVLYNADGPGDLVAYYLSEKEISDDQIRVFLEGQLPIYMIPQYFIQLTEFPLTSNGKVDKGKLPAPTFKSNPLAISPRNELEFRLVEIWQDLLNVDQVGIRDSFFELGGHSLKVTQLVKEIYKAFNVQIPHKEIFQRSTIEDLSVMIEAMKSFEDTTFGADDPEIEEITI from the coding sequence CGACTGGCAGTCCAAAAGGAGTGGTTTTAACGCATGAAAATTTAATCACAAATGTGGCCGCAATTGCCAGTGCCGCAAATTATACGAACGATGATACCATGCTAAGCTGGATGCCACTTACCCACGACATGGGTATGATAGGTTTCCATCTTAATCCGCTCTTTATCGGAATGGATCAGTACTTAATGCCGACGAACCTTTTTCTTCGAAGACCGGAGATGTGGTTACTTAAGGCAAGCCAAAATGCAGTTACAATCCTTTGTTCCCCAAACTTTGGCTACTCGTATTATTTAAAGCACTTTGATGAAGCTAAAAATTTCAGCCTTGATCTTTCTCAGGTGCGAATCATTTACAATGGAGCAGAGCCGATCTCGAAAGAAATTTGCACGGAATTCAGTGAAAAACTGAATAGCTACGGATTGAAGGAAGAAGCCATATGTCCGGTATATGGTATGGCCGAAGCCACACTGGCAGTCACTATGTCAGGAATAGATGACCGTGTTTCATCAACGGATCTGGAATATGGTAACACAGGCTACGCAGCAATCGGATATAGTCAATCAATCATTAATGTCGGTAGGCCTATTGATCACTGTCAATTGAGAATAACCAACGAGGAAGATCAAGTTGTGACTGATGGAATTGTTGGACAAATAGAAATCAAAGGGAGAAGCGTTACCGGAGGATATTATAACGATGAGGAACGCACCAGGGAAATTCTAAATGAGGAACACTGGCTGAAAACAGGTGACCTTGGATTTGTTCAAGATGGACAGCTTTATGTGACAGGAAGAATAAAGGACATCATTTTCATCAATGGTCAGAACTATTATCCTCACGACCTGGAACAAATGTCAACGGAAGTGGAAGGCATTGAACTCAATCAAATTGTCATTGGAAGCGCCTTTGATGAGGCAACTGATTCGAGTGAAATCCTTGCTTTTGTCCTGCATCGTGGCGAATTAAAGGACTTCATTTCTAAATCACAAGGCATCAAAACAATACTCAATCAGCAGACGGGTGTTGTTTTGGACCGGGTACTTCGGGTGCGAAATATACCGAAAACAACAAGTGGTAAACTTCAGCGATTCAAATTGATTGAAAGTTATCGCGAGGGAGCATTTGCTGATCATATCCATGAAGTTAATGAACTTATCAAGACAGAGAATGATCAGAGGCATTTCGGGCTTGAAAATGAAACGGAAAGACAAGTTCTGAAAATCTGGCATCAGGTCATCAAGAACGATCATATTGGAGTAGCCGATCACTTTTTGGAGGTCGGGGGTAATTCATTGCGAGCAGCCGAGATCAGCATGTTGATTTTGAAACATTTGGGTGTAAGTATTGCTTTGACTTCATTCTTTGAAAACCCGACTGTTCGTCAACTGGCGCTTCAGATTCAAAATAAGGAAGGGGCAGAACATGATATCATTCCAAAGGCTAATCCTGCCCATCGATACCCCTTGTCATCAACACAGAAAGGGATCTATTATCTGTGTGAAATTGATCCTTCTTCTACAGCCTACAACATTCCGATTGCCTTTGAGATCAAGGGTGAATTTGATCCCAAGTCCTTTGAAAAACGCGTAGCTAAACTCATAGCGAAGCATGATGCGCTTCGCATGTCTTTTTCAAGTGGTGATGACCCATATTTTACCATTCAGGAGCAGGCTAATGTTGAAGTATCGTATGCGCATTGTCTGGAGAAAGATCTGGATGAGCATTTAAGAGGTCTAGTTCGCCCCTTTGATCTTGGTCAGGCAGCTTTATTCAGGATAGAAATCGTAAACTCCGAAAATCGGAAGTTGCTGTTTCTGGATTTTCATCACCTCATTTCAGATGGAACTTCGGTGGAATCATTTGTAATAGAACTTTTCTCCATCGATGAGAACGAATTATTAGTTCAAGACCACATTGGGTATAAGGATTATGCTGCCTGGGTCCTGCATGCTCAACCGAACAATCGGAATGCAAGTGGCCAATATTGGACTAAGTTATTGTCCGAGGAATTACCAAAGCTGGAACTGCCTATCGATCATCCACGTCCTGCGCGATTCAACCATGTAGGAGAGAAGGTCCCATTTGAGTTGAATTTGAATGCCAGTGAAGCATTACGTCAGATTGCGAGAGAAAATGGATATACATTGGGAACGACCATGTTCGCGATCTACCGTATTTTGCTCTACAAGCTTTCTTATCAGCAAGAAGCGATCATAGGTGTCGCGACCTCAGGAAGGCAATTGCCCGAATTAATGGGAGTACAGGGCATGTTTGTGAATAACCTGCCGGTTCGTTGTAAGGTAGATCCAAATCTGGCATTTGATACCTGGCTCGAGGAGGTCCATGGTCTTTGGAAAGAAGTCCTGGAACATCAGGATCATGCCTTTGAGAAGATCGCCGAAAGGGTTGAAGAACAACGAGATCTTAGCCGAAATGCCGTCTTTGATACGATGTTCGTTTTTCAAAATTTCCAAAGGCAAATTGACTTAGGCCAACTGCAGGTTGAACACTACTTTTTTGATCCAAAGGCTGCCAAATACGATTTAACCCTTGAAGTATATGATGATCAACAAGCCATAAGGTACTTCTTTGAATATGCCACGACACTCTTTGAACGGTCAACCATTGAGCGGATAGGAAAGTACTATAGTGACCTGGTTGAACAGGTTCTGGCAAACCCTTCTTCAAGTATTGCCGATCTGGTATTGGTTTCAGAGGAATCATATGAACAATCCGTTCAGCAATTCAATGATACGAACGCTGAATTCCCCGGAGATAAGAAAATCACGGACTTATTTGCGGATCAGGTACTAAAGACCCCCGATCATGTTGCTATTTCACAAGGTGGGAGCCTGTCGACTTACAAAGAATTATCAAACCAGGTTGACAAAACAGTCACTTTATTCCAAAAAGAGGGGCTAAAGCCAGGTGATGTTGTGGCACTTAAACTCCCAAGGTCTCCGGAGTTGATCATATCGATTTTGGCCTTGTTGAAGACAGGTTGTGCTTATGTACCTATGGATGAGCATATGCCTGAAGAGAGGTTATTGCAAATTATTGACGATTGTCAATGTGATTTCATGCTTTTTTCAAGCAAGGACGGAACACAACATGCGAAGGAAAATAGCCAGTTAATTATTGGGTCTGAAGTGTTCTATTGGTCACAACCCACATGGGGAAGGGGTTTGCGAAAACCAGAAGACCTGGCATACATCATCTATACTTCTGGCACCACTGGCAAACCCAAAGGAGTGATGATCGGGCACCAGTCTTTGGTCAATTACTGCGATTGGGCTGCCTCTTTTTATGCTTCAAATAAGCCATGTTCTTTCCCACTGTTCACTTCAATTTCATTTGATCTGACGGTTACGTCAATATTCGTTCCTCTTATTACAGGAGGAAAAATTATCATTTATGACCAGGAGGATATCCTGGCTACAATGCAAATGATTCTGACAGATGAGGAGGTGAATACCATTAAGTTAACACCATCACATTTGAAGGTCTTAAATGAGTTAGGGGAGTCGGCCAATGCCAATAGTCATCTTCAAACTTTCATCATCGGCGGAGAAAACCTGAGTCATGACCTTGCCCTGAGAACAAGCGATTTGTTTGATCATAAGGTTCAAATTTATAATGAGTACGGTCCTTCAGAAGCTACCGTAGGATGCATGATCTATGAATTTGATGGCGCTGAGACCACCCCATCGGTACCGATCGGGAAACCTGTCCAAAATACGAAAATTCATATTTTCGATGATTGCTTAAAGCCTGTGCCACAAGGGGTTGTTGGTCAAATCTATATAGAGGGAGAAGGGCTGAGCCTTGGGTATTGCTTAAACCAGGAATTGACCGAACAAAGATTCCTTAATCATCCATTTTACGAAGGTGTTAGGATATACGACAGTGGGGACAAGGGCCGCTTATTACCGAATGGCAATATCGAGTTCCTGGGTAGAGCGGATGATCAGGTTAAGATCAACGGCTATCGGATAGAATTAGAAGAGGTGGCGCATCATTTGTCCCTCCATGATCAAGTAAAAGAGTCGATAGTATTGGCCGTTGGGGCGGAAGGTGATCAGTACCTGGTTGCCTATTTTACTCCCGAATCACATGTTTCATCGGTGGAATTGCGGGATCATTTGATGCGGGTTTTGCCTTTGTATATGGTGCCGGCTCATTATGTGGAACAAGACTATTTTCCTCTTACCGCAAATGGTAAACTCGACAAAGGCAAATTACCACTTCCTAATCTTGTTTCTGATCGAGATTTCATAGCACCTGAAACTTATGAAGAACAGTTGCTTTCGGAAATTTGGTCAGAAATACTCCAAAAAGATCAGATTGACATAACCAGCAATTTTTTCTGGCTTGGGGGAGATTCGATCAAAGCCGTGCAGATCGTTTCAAGATTGCTGGATCGAGGATATCAAACAATGGCCAAAGATCTACTCTCAAATCCTACTATTCGTGAATTGTCTTTGCTCATTACTCCTGTCGCTCGAAAGGTAAGTCAATCTCCGGTAAGTGGAGTAGTACCACTCACAGGTATCCAGCAAAGGTTTTTCCATGCCAAATTAACCGACAAACATCACCACAATCAGTCAGTGATGTTGCATTTTTCGGAAGATGTTGCAACGACACAGGTCAATGAGATGCTTGTCGCTTTGAAATATCATCATGATGCCCTCCGTTCACGGTTTCAGGTTCAAAATGAAGGAGTCTTGCAGGAGGTATTGGAGCCCGATGAGGAAATGACCTTAATTGAATGGGACTTTCGGGGAGTAACAAACCTCAATCAGCAATTGATGAAAGCTGGTGAGGAGCTGCAGTCCAGCTTGGATTTGTCGATGGGACCACTTGTAGTGGCCGGACTTTTCAAGACGGATGAGGGCAACTTTTTGCTGATTGTCATTCATCATCTGGTCGTAGATGGTGTATCATGGCGAGTGATTTTGGATGATATCGATTCGATTTACCAACAGTTAAAAACGGATCAACCCATCAAGCTGCCAGAAAAAACGGATGCGTTTAAAACCTGGTCGGAGCGCCTTTCAGAATACCAAAAGACTGCTTCATTTGGAGATGTAAAAACCTTCTGGGATTCATTACTAAAAGCGACTCATACGCCTGTTCCACGTAAAAAGCAGGTTCCTGAAAGAAAGATCAGTAAGATCACCCGGAAAAAAATCTCGTTGAATCAGAGGTATACCGAAATGCTCCGGACAGATGTTCACCGAGCATACAATACCGAGATCAGTGATATGCTTCTAGCAAGCTTTGCGGCAGCTGCTTATGAATGCTTTGATATCCAGCAATTGAGGTTGGATCTCGAGGGGCACGGGAGGGAAGAAATCCTCGAAAACCTGGACTTAAGCCGAACGGTAGGCTGGTTCACCAGCATATATCCGATTATCTTAAATTATCAGGCTGAAAAAGGAATATCAGAAAACTTAATCGGTGTTAAAGAGACAATGCGAGCCATTCCCAACCGTGGATTGGACTACCTTCTGGTTGAAAATCAATACCAAAATACTGAGGGGCTCGATTTGTCGCAATCCCGAATATGTTTTAACTATCTCGGACAATTTGACAACATCACTTACCAATCTTTCCAATTGTCAGATGCCCCGATGGGCAATATGCGTTCTCCTAATCAAGAACAGCGTTATGATTGGGACATCATTGGGCTGATTTCGGGTGGAAGCCTGGAATTAGAACTGTCTTATTCCAATATGGAGTATGGGGATAATGTGATCGATGAGTTCATGGAACAATTCAGACAGCAACTCATTGAAATCATTGATCATTGTTCAGGTCACGGTCAGATTGACCTGACACCATCAGATCTGAGTTATAAGGGCTTGTCAAGGGTAACACTGGACGACTTGAAAGAGAAGTATGCGATGCAGGATGCCTATCAGCTCGCACCGATGCAAAAGACGCTTCATGCACATGCAACTATTCATCCTGATTCGGAAGACTACTTCGAACAATTGAGCTTCCGATGGCAGGGCGATCTGGAAATTACTTTTGTACAGCAAGTATTGGAGACACTAGCCGATCGGCATCCGGTGCTGCGTACCGTATTCCATGATCAGGACGTGGGTGAAACACTACAAATTGTCCTCAACCAGAGAGAGATTGATTTTGAATATCAGGACATTCGTGGGGAAGTAACTCAATTACACGTTGATGATTTGATCGATCAATATCGAAAATCAGACAGGACGAAGCTATTTAATCTTTCGCAGGAGGGCCTGATGCGTGTACGCCTGTATCAATTAGGAGCGCAAGATTATTTCTTCATATGGAGTTATCACCACATCATTATGGATGGGTGGAGTACCGGCATCTTGTTGAATGAATTCAGGTCACTTTATGAAAGCCTTCACCTCGCGACTTCACCCAGCTTACCATTTGCCAAACCGTACTCAACTTACATCAACTGGCTCCAGAGAATGGACTTTACAGCATCCATATCTTTCTGGAAAGATCATTTGCTGGGTTATGAAAGACCAGCTTCATTTAGCGCTCTTCCGGAAACAAGTCAACCTGTCGTCAAGGCTTATCGATCTCAAAGTTTAGCAATTGATCAATCTGGCTTGCAGGCCTTGTCATCCATATGTGCTGATTTGGGAGTGACCCTCAGTACAGTATTTCAAACGCTATGGGGAGTCTTGCTATCTCGTTATAACGATACGAATGATGTTGTATTTGGATCAGTATCTTCTGGTCGACCTCCGGAATTGCAAGGTGTTGAGCAAATGTTGGGCTTATTCATCAATACGTTGCCGGTAAGAGTCAAGTATGAAGTTTCATGTACTGTCAAAGAACTTTTGAAACAGCAACAGGAACTAACGCTGGCATGTCAACCCTATAGTTTTCTGGGACTTTCAGAGATTCAATCGGCTCATGAATTGGGTAAGAATTTGTTCGATCACCTTGTTGTAATAGAGAATTATCCGGTTGATAAGTTCTTCAAGGACAAGTCTTTGGGGAAATCGAAAGATTTTGAAATTGACAAGATCGAAATGGTTGAACAGACCAATTATGACCTGAGCGTTACTGTTTTTCCTGGGGAACAACTTAATATCGTCCTCGAATACAACACCAATTTGTACAATGATCCTTTCGTAGAGACCCTTAAGCATCAACTTGGAAGCCTACTGAATACCCTTCCGACAATTTTGGATGAACAAGTTGATACACTTGAAGTGCTGTCCAAAGATGAACGTCACCACTTACTCCATGTATTTAATCAGACCGATGTAGGTTATCCTCAAGATACCTGTATCATTGACCTGTTTGAATCACAGGTAATACAACATCCCGATCACACAGCCATTAATTATCACGGGGAGCAATTAACCTATCGCGAGTTGAACAATAAGGCCAATCAGCTTGGTCAATTTCTTCGAGAACAAGGAGTTAGCAAGAATCAATTGGTAGGATTGATCATCGACGATTCCCTGGACATGATCATCAGCATCATGGGCATCTTAAAATCAGGAGCGGCCTATTTGCCGATTGATCCAAATTACCCATTGTCACGCATCCAATACATGTTGGATAACAGCAATACCAGGTTTGTATTGATGGGGCAGGAATTGTTTAAAGAATTTCGTAAGGAGGATGATGGAAGACTATATTGGTCAGTAGCCGGTGAAGAGATAAGTGCCTTCTCTGATGAGAATCTGACTGGGGTCAATGATCCTGAGGACCTTGCTTACGTCATTTACACTTCCGGGACCACTGGTAATCCTAAAGGCGCCAAAATCTCACACAGAAATGTAGTTAGACTGTTTTTCAATGATAACAACCTGTTTGATTTTAGTGCATCCGACACCTGGACCAAATTCCATTCATTCAGTTTTGATTTTTCGGTTTGGGAAATCTTTGGTGCGCTACTTAATGGTGGAAAACTAATCCTGGTTTCAAAAGAGGAAGCTCGAGATCCGGGGCTGTTTCTCAATATGCTGCAAGAACATCAGGTGACCATACTGAACCAGACTCCTTCAGCTTTCCAAAACCTGCTATCAGTAGTCAATGATTCCAGCGAACTCCAATTAAACCTTCGGAAGGTCATATTCGGTGGAGAAAAATTAATTCCAGCCTCCATCAAGTCATGGAATGATCGGTTTCCTGAAGTCCAATTGATCAACATGTATGGCATTACAGAGACCACTGTACATGTGACCTATAAGGAAGTAACGAGTTCCATGCTTGCTGAGGACATGTCTAATGTTGGACGTCCTATACCTACAACTCAGGTATATGTATTTGATCGGAAAGGTAGATTAGTACCCATTGGCGTGACCGGAGAGATGTATGTAGGTGGAGAAGGTGTTTGTTTGGGGTATTTGAACAATAAAGACCTGACAAGTCAAAAGTTTGTTGAAAACCCATTTAATAGAAAAGAAAAGCTCTATAGAACAGGGGATTTGGCCTATTGGTTGCCTGAAGGGGAACTGGTTTATGTGAGCCGAATGGATGATCAGGTTCAGATCAGGGGATACCGGGTTGAACTTGGTGAGATTGAACAGAAAATTTCGACACATCCAAATATTAGGGATGCCATGGTGCTGTATAATGCAGATGGTCCGGGTGATCTGGTTGCCTATTACTTATCTGAAAAGGAAATCAGTGATGACCAGATCCGCGTTTTCCTGGAGGGTCAATTACCCATTTACATGATCCCTCAATATTTCATTCAACTGACCGAATTTCCACTGACCTCAAATGGCAAAGTAGACAAAGGCAAACTTCCTGCTCCAACGTTCAAATCAAACCCGCTGGCAATTTCGCCTCGAAATGAGTTGGAATTCCGGTTGGTAGAAATTTGGCAAGACCTGTTGAATGTAGACCAGGTAGGGATACGGGATAGTTTTTTTGAATTGGGAGGTCATTCATTGAAAGTAACCCAACTCGTCAAAGAGATTTATAAAGCATTCAATGTGCAAATCCCTCACAAGGAGATTTTTCAGCGATCCACGATAGAAGACCTCTCAGTGATGATTGAGGCAATGAAAAGTTTTGAAGATACCACCTTTGGAGCAGATGATCCGGAGATCGAAGAGATTACTATATGA